The following are from one region of the Vitis riparia cultivar Riparia Gloire de Montpellier isolate 1030 chromosome 14, EGFV_Vit.rip_1.0, whole genome shotgun sequence genome:
- the LOC117929614 gene encoding uncharacterized protein LOC117929614 → MTPLTSCWFIVESVIIRDGFQKWISLSFFIHPILLFFCRIFLWLILLKKWLFLLVFSPLRFIFFVGLRIFRSLRHLVFSFLSFSGLVDAEVPVQEIERFETPQICSQNQVVFLQYSWSRVATIERNIKDIEVLYRIELDDQEDDYEEDPPVLPIDHEDTNLNEDLSSVCSSNSPLKDEYLVEDFSSISSSNSPANDPEMNVYFPSDCCTNLPVMERELVSHGVDDNEESDPFYNKYTERMGWFDVLNNERTCGISAMLNKQLGAPNSFESIEPVDFSIPFMSWSKMSRRKLLRSLESDFEMVYVAQSCLSWEALHHQYRRVEALACSQTGFFYNNVAGKFQKFQVLLERFMEDERCEGKRFTNYARGRFSLKSLLQVPEVSGFVEAEKEGVRGEAMRPREVLKAIEKCIKAFWVFVKTDNKKCWPKFRSLLWTHPPVEDPRDLELLADLSKRLQKKELWMKDLQGKKRCWLKRSMANPLGESQKKEMLFTMIDMKLVSRVLHMSLISSSQLNWCQEKLDNIEFKEGNVIRECTSPLFPSS, encoded by the exons ATGACTCCGCTCACATCTTGTTGGTTTATAGTTGAATCTGTCATCATCCGTGATGGATTTCAGAAGTGGATTTCTCTGAGCTTCTTCATCCATCCTATTCTGCTTTTCTTCTGCCGGATTTTCCTCTGGCTCATACTGCTAAAAAAATGGCTTTTCCTTTTAGTTTTTTCTCCTCTTagattcattttctttgttggtTTGCGTATTTTTAGATCTTTAAGGCATTTAGTcttctcttttctctcattttctggaTTGGTCGATGCTGAAGTACCTGTACAGGAGATTGAGAGGTTTGAAACTCCACAAATTTGTAGTCAAAATCAAGTAGTTTTTCTTCAGTATAGCTGGTCTAGGGTAGCAACCATAGAGAGAAACATTAAGGACATTGAAGTACTCTACAGAATTGAGTTAGATGATCAGGAAGATGATTATGAAGAAGACCCACCAGTCCTTCCTATTGATCATGAAGATACAAACTTGAATGAGGACTTGTCTTCAGTTTGTAGCTCCAATTCCCCACTCAAAGATGAGTATCTAGTCGAGGATTTCTCATCCATTTCTAGTTCTAATTCACCTGCAAATGATCCAGAGATGAATGTGTATTTTCCATCAGATTGTTGCACCAACTTGCCTGTCATGGAAAGGGAATTAGTATCCCATGGGGTAGACGACAACGAAGAATCAGATCCTTTCTACAACAAGTACACTGAAAGAATGGGATGGTTTGATGTCCTCAACAACGAAAGAACCTGTGGAATAA GTGCTATGTTGAATAAGCAGTTGGGAGCTCCTAATTCATTTGAGAGCATAGAGCCTGTGGATTTCTCTATTCCCTTCATGTCATGGAGCAAAATGTCTAGAAGAAAACTGCTGAGAAGCCTAGAGAGTGACTTTGAAATGGTTTATGTGGCTCAGTCCTGCTTGTCCTGGGAGGCCCTCCATCACCAATACCGAAGAGTTGAGGCTCTTGCATGCTCCCAAACTGGTTTTTTCTACAACAATGTAGCTGGGAAATTTCAGAAGTTTCAAGTGCTGTTAGAGAGGTTCATGGAGGATGAAAGGTGTGAGGGCAAAAGGTTCACCAATTATGCTCGAGGGAGGTTTTCCCTCAAGAGTCTTCTCCAAGTTCCAGAGGTTTCAG GCTTTGTGGAGGCAGAGAAGGAAGGTGTTAGGGGAGAAGCAATGAGGCCAAGAGAAGTGTTGAAGGCCATAGAGAAGTGCATAAAGGCTTTTTGGGTGTTTGTAAAAACAGACAACAagaagtgttggcccaagtttAGAAGTCTTTTGTGGACTCATCCACCTGTGGAAGACCCAAGAGATTTGGAGCTATTAGCTGACCTCTCCAAAAGACTCCAAAAG AAGGAGCTATGGATGAAAGATTTACAAGGGAAGAAGCGGTGTTGGTTGAAGAGATCAATGGCAAACCCTCTTGGAGAATCTCAAAAGAAGGAGATGTTGTTTACAATGATAGACATGAAGCTAGTGTCAAGGGTGCTCCACATGTCTCTCATCTCATCTTCTCAACTTAACTGGTGCCAAGAGAAGCTTGATAACATAGAGTTCAAGGAAGGAAATGTTATCAGGGAATGCACTAGTCCTTTATTCCCATCATCTTGA
- the LOC117931334 gene encoding protein DMP9-like — MEQLEDLGIKVYNATPQEASPCPSSSPRLAPEPGRKRRAVAKGVQKTLSKTSMLVNFLPTGTLLTFEMVLPSIYRNGECSSVSILMIHMLLGLCCLSCFFFHFTDGFRGPDGKVYYGFVTTKGLAVFKPGLEVEVPKDERFKVGLTDFVHATMSVMVFIAIAFSDHRITDCLFPGHEKDMDEVMESFPLMVGIVCSGLFLVFPNTRYGIGCMAA; from the coding sequence ATGGAGCAACTTGAAGATCTAGGAATCAAAGTCTACAATGCAACCCCACAAGAGGCCTCTCCATGCCCATCTTCCTCTCCTCGGTTGGCTCCTGAACCAGGCCGGAAAAGGCGTGCAGTCGCAAAGGGAGTGCAGAAAACACTCTCCAAAACCTCCATGCTTGTCAACTTTCTTCCCACTGGAACACTTCTCACATTTGAAATGGTGCTCCCTTCCATATACCGCAATGGAGAATGCAGTTCAGTCAGCATTCTGATGATCCACATGCTGTTGGGACTGTGCTGCCTCTCATGTTTCTTCTTCCACTTTACCGACGGTTTCCGGGGGCCCGACGGGAAGGTGTACTATGGCTTTGTGACAACAAAAGGGTTGGCTGTGTTCAAGCCTGGACTTGAAGTGGAGGTTCCAAAGGATGAGAGGTTCAAGGTTGGGCTGACGGACTTTGTACATGCGACAATGTCGGTTATGGTGTTCATAGCCATAGCCTTTTCGGATCACAGGATTACGGACTGTTTGTTTCCTGGACATGAGAAGGACATGGATGAGGTGATGGAGAGTTTTCCATTGATGGTGGGGATAGTTTGCAGTGGCCTGTTTCTTGTGTTTCCCAATACTAGATATGGTATTGGGTGCATGGCTGCATGA